One window of Dehalococcoidales bacterium genomic DNA carries:
- a CDS encoding MOSC domain-containing protein, protein MARIIAVCQSEKVGIRKEPIPEGIIKEAYGMVGDAHADSSSHRQVSLIALESIAKMREMGFDVHPGDFAENLTTEGIDLVSLPVGAEVSVGEEVLLEVTQIGKDCHTGCAIFRQVGKCIMPKEGVFTRVIRGGSVRAGDEIRRADSD, encoded by the coding sequence ATGGCCAGAATAATCGCCGTTTGCCAGAGCGAAAAAGTGGGTATCAGAAAAGAGCCAATACCCGAGGGTATTATTAAAGAAGCCTACGGTATGGTGGGTGATGCTCATGCCGATAGTTCCAGCCATCGCCAGGTAAGCCTGATTGCCCTTGAAAGCATCGCTAAAATGAGAGAGATGGGCTTTGATGTCCACCCCGGTGATTTTGCCGAAAACCTGACTACTGAAGGCATCGACCTGGTCTCATTACCAGTTGGCGCTGAGGTCAGCGTCGGTGAAGAAGTACTTCTGGAGGTTACCCAGATTGGTAAGGACTGCCACACCGGCTGTGCTATCTTCCGCCAGGTAGGCAAGTGTATCATGCCCAAGGAAGGGGTATTTACCAGGGTTATCCGCGGTGGCTCCGTCAGGGCCGGAGATGAGATAAGGAGAGCTGACAGTGATTGA
- the fdhD gene encoding formate dehydrogenase accessory sulfurtransferase FdhD, whose amino-acid sequence MIEIENAVEKFSIVRLSREDSNRTSVEETVARESALTIILNNQELVTILCSPANLKALAVGFLYSEGLLDSKDEIKKLLVDERRGLVRIETTEDKGFTQEVLSKRMLTSGCGAGTTFFRAVDAAIPKVESQLKISADEIFALVNEFQHGSQLYLATHGVHSAALCDTKNILVFGEDIGRHNAIDKIFGQCFLEDIPTDNRIVITSGRISSEILNKVAKRVIPIIISISAPTSLGVKVSDSLGITMVGSVRGRKMNVYTNDWRVI is encoded by the coding sequence GTGATTGAGATTGAGAATGCGGTCGAGAAATTCTCAATAGTTCGACTTAGCAGAGAAGACAGCAATAGAACCAGCGTCGAGGAGACGGTTGCCCGGGAATCGGCGCTGACCATTATCCTGAACAACCAGGAACTGGTGACCATACTTTGCTCTCCCGCGAACCTTAAAGCGCTGGCTGTCGGCTTCCTCTACTCGGAGGGATTACTGGACAGTAAGGACGAAATCAAAAAGCTGCTGGTTGATGAGCGGAGAGGACTGGTCCGCATTGAGACCACAGAGGATAAGGGTTTCACCCAGGAAGTCCTCTCAAAACGAATGTTGACCTCCGGTTGCGGCGCCGGTACCACCTTCTTCCGCGCCGTCGACGCTGCCATACCAAAAGTCGAATCGCAGCTAAAAATATCAGCCGATGAAATATTTGCCCTGGTAAACGAGTTCCAGCACGGCTCTCAGCTTTATCTGGCCACCCATGGCGTTCATAGCGCCGCTCTCTGCGATACGAAAAATATACTGGTGTTCGGTGAGGACATCGGCCGGCATAACGCGATTGATAAGATTTTTGGGCAGTGTTTCCTGGAAGATATACCTACCGATAACCGGATAGTAATCACCAGCGGACGGATATCCTCAGAGATACTGAACAAAGTAGCCAAGAGAGTTATCCCTATCATTATCTCGATATCAGCACCGACCAGCCTAGGGGTGAAGGTATCTGATAGCCTGGGCATCACCATGGTTGGCTCCGTCAGAGGCAGAAAGATGAACGTTTACACCAATGACTGGAGAGTGATTTGA
- a CDS encoding ferritin-like domain-containing protein: MANQKKGAATKVSAALLDLLNQAIARELQVVIQYMWQHVQWGGVKGFAVQGALKSTSIAEMKHAESIAERLFYLGGVPTTKPTPIFVGDTLKEMIEKNVQDEEGAITLYKQIIELARKEGDETTNRLFREILQEEEEHHDLFISLLEEI, from the coding sequence ATGGCAAACCAGAAAAAGGGAGCAGCCACCAAGGTATCAGCAGCATTACTGGATTTATTAAACCAGGCGATAGCCAGGGAACTACAGGTTGTCATACAGTATATGTGGCAGCATGTTCAGTGGGGTGGAGTCAAGGGGTTTGCGGTGCAGGGCGCCCTGAAGTCAACGTCCATAGCGGAAATGAAACACGCTGAATCTATTGCCGAAAGGCTTTTTTATCTTGGTGGGGTACCAACAACCAAACCGACCCCGATCTTCGTTGGTGATACCCTTAAAGAAATGATAGAGAAAAACGTACAGGACGAGGAAGGCGCGATTACACTCTACAAACAAATTATAGAATTAGCCCGAAAAGAGGGCGACGAAACCACCAACAGGTTGTTCAGGGAGATATTACAGGAGGAAGAAGAACACCACGACCTATTTATATCCCTGCTCGAAGAGATCTAA
- a CDS encoding rubredoxin, whose amino-acid sequence MVKYECTVCGYIYDPELGDPDSGIKPGTLFEALPDNWVCPVCGASKDQFKRLG is encoded by the coding sequence ATGGTCAAATACGAGTGTACTGTGTGTGGTTATATTTATGACCCTGAGCTGGGAGACCCTGATTCCGGCATTAAACCGGGGACCCTTTTTGAAGCATTACCAGACAACTGGGTATGTCCTGTTTGTGGAGCCAGTAAAGACCAGTTTAAGAGACTGGGATAG
- a CDS encoding ferritin family protein: protein MTTEQDRTLDAVKTAIQMEIDGKEFYLKSSRESRNELGKELFKSLAAEEDIHRQKFVEVYEALRSENNWPVIILQPEAGKGLRTLFSRAAEELGSSIKAAATELDAIQTAMNMENKSYDFYKSREEKASYEIEKSFYQSIAAQESRHYLILLDYYEYLKDPAEWFVKKEHPSLDGG from the coding sequence ATGACGACCGAACAGGATAGAACCCTCGACGCCGTTAAGACTGCGATACAGATGGAGATAGACGGCAAAGAATTCTATCTTAAGTCCAGCCGGGAGAGCCGGAACGAACTGGGCAAGGAATTGTTCAAGTCACTGGCGGCTGAAGAGGATATCCACCGGCAGAAGTTCGTTGAAGTGTATGAGGCTCTGCGCAGTGAGAATAACTGGCCGGTAATTATACTGCAACCTGAGGCCGGCAAGGGGCTGAGAACCTTATTTTCCAGGGCAGCCGAGGAGCTTGGCTCAAGCATAAAGGCAGCAGCTACCGAGTTGGATGCTATCCAGACAGCGATGAATATGGAAAACAAATCCTATGATTTCTACAAGAGCCGGGAGGAGAAGGCCAGTTACGAAATAGAGAAAAGCTTCTATCAGAGTATCGCGGCTCAGGAGAGTCGTCATTATCTGATCCTGCTCGATTATTACGAGTATCTCAAAGACCCAGCAGAATGGTTCGTCAAGAAAGAACACCCGTCACTGGATGGCGGCTAA
- the greA gene encoding transcription elongation factor GreA: MSSQELSLGDAAGQYLVGLPPEKRGPCQPDIYRFVRWFGEKRPCSGLTPAEVANYAQRLSASDTDYLRRLEVIKAFLISARKKEWSKVNLAVHLKARKERSRRRISSKQGTAIQANNILLTAQGYHDMESELETLRNKSSELIDEIRRAAADKDFRENVPLQAAREQRGLLEGRIIELEATLKSAAIIDKTQSTTRKVSVGDSIVICDLSSGEEVCYTLVSTGEVNPAKSKISHVSPIGKALINRDEGEIVEVVAPAGRARYQIKKIER, from the coding sequence ATGAGCAGTCAGGAATTAAGTTTGGGTGACGCAGCCGGTCAATATTTAGTCGGGCTACCCCCCGAAAAGAGGGGGCCATGCCAGCCGGATATATATCGCTTTGTCCGCTGGTTCGGAGAGAAACGGCCTTGTTCCGGCCTGACGCCGGCTGAGGTAGCCAACTATGCGCAGCGGTTATCGGCATCGGATACTGATTATCTGAGAAGGCTGGAAGTGATAAAGGCTTTCTTAATATCCGCCAGGAAAAAGGAATGGAGCAAGGTCAATCTGGCTGTACACCTCAAGGCCCGGAAAGAAAGAAGCAGACGCCGGATTTCTTCGAAACAAGGTACAGCGATACAAGCAAACAATATCCTTCTTACTGCTCAAGGATACCATGACATGGAAAGCGAGCTGGAGACGCTACGCAATAAGAGTTCTGAACTTATTGACGAGATACGCAGAGCCGCTGCCGATAAAGACTTCCGGGAAAATGTGCCTCTACAAGCTGCCAGAGAGCAGCGCGGCCTTTTGGAAGGACGAATTATTGAACTGGAAGCAACCTTAAAGTCGGCGGCGATTATTGACAAGACGCAGTCTACTACACGCAAGGTAAGCGTCGGGGACAGTATCGTTATTTGCGACCTGAGTTCCGGGGAAGAGGTGTGCTATACGCTGGTCAGCACGGGAGAAGTAAATCCTGCCAAAAGCAAGATATCCCATGTCTCCCCAATAGGTAAGGCTCTGATTAATAGAGATGAAGGGGAAATAGTGGAAGTAGTTGCCCCCGCCGGTAGGGCGCGTTACCAGATAAAGAAGATTGAACGCTAG
- a CDS encoding NAD(P)/FAD-dependent oxidoreductase: MTVKRYDVVVIGGGPVGSQVAYQLAKMGHSIAVLERKKSLAEPVCCTGIISQECASAFAISESVILRRVNSARIFSSSGQMLRLWRPEPQACIVDRPAFNAALASRAQSAGAEYVLDALVNDLEVGSHGVSIEIASQEEARLFEARAAVIATGFASKLIEKLGLGKINDFVMGTQAEVETIGVDEIEVYMGKQIAPDFFAWLVPTSPGRAWAGLLTRRAPGDYLRKFMSFLLDRGKIASGKTALSYGGIPVKPLAKSYGHRLIIAGTAAGQIKPTTGGGIYYGLLCADIAANNLHRALESGNLSAGNLARYETDWKRKLGQELRTGYRARKFYERLSDIQVDHIFDIMRMNGIVETLLKEDDLSFDWHGGAVSRLLRHQALSTAFKIMKLPFLPERKN, encoded by the coding sequence ATGACAGTGAAGAGATATGATGTAGTCGTCATCGGTGGCGGGCCGGTAGGTAGCCAGGTGGCTTATCAACTGGCTAAAATGGGACACAGCATTGCGGTACTGGAGCGAAAAAAGAGCCTGGCCGAACCGGTCTGCTGTACCGGTATTATCAGTCAGGAATGTGCCAGCGCCTTTGCCATCAGTGAGAGCGTTATTTTGCGGCGGGTCAATAGCGCCCGAATATTTTCGTCTTCAGGGCAAATGCTCCGTCTATGGAGACCTGAACCACAAGCCTGTATCGTGGATCGGCCGGCCTTTAACGCGGCATTAGCCAGCCGGGCACAGAGCGCCGGGGCGGAATATGTTCTGGACGCTCTGGTTAATGACCTGGAAGTCGGCAGTCATGGTGTCAGCATCGAGATAGCTTCTCAGGAGGAAGCCAGACTTTTTGAAGCGAGGGCAGCGGTTATTGCTACGGGCTTTGCTTCAAAGCTGATTGAAAAACTGGGACTGGGTAAGATCAATGATTTTGTTATGGGAACTCAAGCTGAGGTAGAAACGATAGGAGTGGATGAAATAGAGGTCTATATGGGGAAGCAGATAGCGCCGGATTTTTTCGCCTGGCTGGTGCCAACTTCACCGGGCAGGGCTTGGGCAGGACTACTAACCCGGCGCGCTCCCGGGGACTATTTGAGAAAGTTCATGTCCTTCCTGTTAGACCGGGGGAAGATAGCTTCAGGCAAAACCGCACTTAGTTACGGCGGGATTCCGGTAAAACCACTGGCGAAGAGCTATGGCCACCGTCTGATAATTGCCGGCACCGCCGCCGGGCAGATAAAACCGACCACAGGCGGCGGCATCTACTACGGGCTGTTATGCGCTGATATCGCCGCCAATAATTTGCACCGGGCATTGGAAAGCGGTAACCTGTCCGCCGGAAATCTAGCCAGATATGAAACAGACTGGAAAAGAAAACTTGGGCAGGAATTAAGGACGGGTTACCGGGCACGGAAGTTTTACGAGCGGCTGAGTGATATTCAAGTTGACCATATATTTGATATAATGAGAATGAACGGTATTGTGGAGACCTTATTGAAGGAAGATGATTTATCCTTTGATTGGCATGGCGGGGCAGTATCAAGACTGTTAAGACATCAGGCATTATCCACAGCCTTTAAGATAATGAAACTTCCATTTTTACCGGAAAGAAAGAACTAA
- a CDS encoding DUF1616 domain-containing protein codes for MEWLAPIRGLIELVFPFLERLPAIRVAIAFLLVFFLPGLSWTGVLFRQINIIERVALSFGLSIAIVTLSILFANRLFDTGISGFNSLMVILTVTIVPAVVYYLNRLIGGRKESEE; via the coding sequence ATGGAATGGCTAGCTCCAATCAGGGGACTCATCGAACTTGTTTTTCCTTTCCTCGAACGCTTGCCTGCTATCAGAGTAGCCATAGCTTTCCTGCTGGTGTTCTTTTTACCGGGACTGTCCTGGACTGGCGTTTTATTCCGGCAGATAAATATCATCGAAAGAGTGGCGCTCTCTTTTGGCTTATCGATAGCTATCGTCACCCTCAGTATCCTTTTCGCTAACAGACTCTTTGATACCGGAATCTCCGGGTTTAACTCCTTGATGGTCATCTTGACGGTTACTATTGTACCCGCAGTCGTCTATTATCTCAATAGGCTTATCGGAGGAAGGAAAGAAAGCGAAGAGTAG
- a CDS encoding helix-turn-helix domain-containing protein, whose product MKNRDFGERLKELRKQAGFSQRELADLVGVDFTYLSKIEGGTLPPPSEKVVLRLAEALKADADELMLLAGKIPDDIAQMLKNQETLQLLRSRSIHKASSSVKQGKARSISFKKFARAALAVTLVGTVAASLWFSSPLPVKALDISFPTFPSSGTLGSTYSFKVKISIADSELLPIQNIDLKIYNTANSATYYDQYTDLALGSTGYGSYASSGTGTTALIKATPDSMWEYFTSGAGYVEWQGAGYTFAVVGGYGYSTGTGTTSITYDINWTPPSNWPEGGYKVDAKITAQDSQTFTQTSSQFTISEEEDDDDGDSSGGGGVSVIVVTPGVTNISSVTSDTGVFTRTVTAQSSNGNANLNITTGTIGRTQAGNRLTQLSITIIVDPPGPPSNANFVGSTYDLGPDGATFDPPITLSLTYNPADIPAGVSEEDLAIAWWNQATGEWVILDGAVINTATHTISAPVSHFTPFAILAMQPVSSIPAAFTTSGLTVSPAEVNSGEAVTIKITVTNTGGLTESYQLSLKINNVVEDTKSVTLAGGASQVVSFTANRDAAGPYTVAIDSLSDTFTVRAPSGPSVPAAFTTSGLSVSPAEVSSGETVTIRVTVTNTGGLTESYQLALKINNATEETRSVTLAGGASQVVSFAARRAAAGTYTVAIDNLSGAFTVKALAPVNPSTPWWLIIGIIAAVILIGLASWVVIRRRMAW is encoded by the coding sequence ATGAAAAATAGAGATTTCGGCGAGAGACTAAAAGAACTACGGAAGCAGGCTGGCTTTAGCCAGAGGGAGCTTGCTGACCTGGTCGGGGTTGATTTCACTTACCTGAGCAAGATTGAGGGTGGCACGTTGCCTCCCCCCAGTGAAAAGGTAGTTCTGAGGCTGGCCGAGGCCTTAAAGGCTGATGCTGATGAGTTAATGCTATTAGCGGGCAAGATCCCCGATGATATCGCCCAGATGCTGAAAAACCAGGAGACCCTGCAACTCCTCAGGTCAAGAAGCATTCATAAAGCAAGCTCCTCCGTTAAGCAGGGGAAAGCGCGTTCAATAAGTTTCAAGAAATTCGCCAGGGCAGCGCTGGCTGTAACACTGGTCGGCACTGTGGCCGCATCGCTTTGGTTCTCTTCGCCCCTGCCGGTCAAGGCGCTGGATATCAGTTTTCCAACTTTCCCGTCAAGTGGAACCCTCGGCAGCACCTATTCCTTCAAGGTAAAAATCAGCATTGCGGATAGTGAACTTCTGCCCATACAGAACATTGATTTAAAAATCTATAATACCGCCAATTCCGCCACATATTATGACCAGTATACCGATTTGGCCCTGGGGTCAACAGGTTATGGCAGCTATGCCTCCAGCGGAACCGGCACCACCGCGTTGATCAAGGCTACCCCTGATTCTATGTGGGAATACTTCACCTCCGGCGCTGGCTATGTTGAATGGCAAGGCGCCGGTTACACATTTGCGGTAGTCGGAGGCTACGGATATTCCACCGGGACAGGCACCACTTCAATAACTTATGACATCAACTGGACACCACCTTCAAACTGGCCGGAGGGCGGCTACAAGGTCGATGCCAAGATTACGGCACAGGATAGCCAGACCTTTACTCAGACCAGCAGCCAGTTCACAATCTCCGAAGAAGAAGACGATGATGATGGTGACAGTAGTGGCGGTGGCGGTGTTTCGGTGATAGTGGTGACACCGGGGGTTACCAATATATCAAGCGTTACCTCCGATACCGGGGTCTTCACACGGACTGTTACTGCCCAATCGTCTAACGGTAACGCAAATCTGAACATCACAACTGGCACTATCGGCAGGACTCAGGCAGGTAACCGCCTGACACAGCTAAGCATAACCATCATCGTAGACCCACCGGGACCACCGTCTAACGCCAATTTCGTTGGCTCAACCTATGACCTCGGACCGGACGGGGCTACCTTTGACCCACCGATTACACTTTCTCTCACCTATAACCCGGCTGATATACCGGCAGGAGTTAGTGAAGAAGACCTGGCCATTGCCTGGTGGAATCAAGCTACCGGTGAGTGGGTAATACTCGATGGTGCTGTTATCAACACGGCAACCCACACAATTTCGGCGCCGGTAAGCCACTTCACCCCCTTCGCCATTCTTGCCATGCAGCCAGTGTCTTCCATCCCGGCTGCCTTCACTACCAGCGGGTTGACCGTATCCCCCGCCGAGGTGAACAGCGGTGAAGCCGTAACCATCAAGATCACGGTGACCAATACCGGTGGACTCACTGAGAGCTATCAGTTATCCCTGAAGATAAATAATGTGGTCGAAGATACCAAGAGCGTAACCCTGGCCGGCGGCGCCAGTCAGGTGGTTTCTTTCACTGCCAACAGGGACGCCGCCGGGCCCTATACTGTAGCTATTGACAGTCTGTCCGATACCTTTACCGTTAGAGCGCCGTCAGGGCCCTCTGTTCCGGCTGCCTTCACCACCAGTGGTCTGTCTGTATCTCCCGCTGAAGTGAGCAGTGGCGAAACCGTGACTATCAGGGTCACCGTCACCAATACCGGTGGGCTCACTGAGAGCTACCAGTTAGCCCTGAAGATAAATAATGCGACTGAAGAAACCAGGAGCGTAACCCTTGCCGGCGGCGCCAGTCAGGTGGTCTCCTTCGCCGCCAGGAGGGCTGCCGCCGGGACTTATACTGTGGCTATTGATAATCTGTCCGGCGCCTTTACCGTGAAAGCGCTGGCGCCTGTTAACCCTTCAACCCCATGGTGGCTCATCATTGGTATCATTGCCGCGGTAATCCTTATCGGGCTGGCCAGCTGGGTGGTAATCAGACGGCGGATGGCCTGGTAG
- a CDS encoding DNA methyltransferase, with the protein MMARAPGNRTLTLSDEERGIYRRSLLKVGGALSPEQVLNRVINQDIFEVIDFLPSGFVDLLFVDPPYNLSKTFGGASFKQRSVPQYMDWMDTWLASMVRLLKPTASIYICGDWRSSSAIQSLCERYFVVRNRITFERDKGRGARNDWKNNSEDIWFCTVSDRYFFNAEAVKLKKAVIAPYRKDGAPKDWTDGKDGKHRLTYPSNLWTDITVPFWSMPENTPHPTQKPEKLLAKIVLASSRAGDVVFDPFGGVGTSAVVARKLGRNFVAVEVHEEYCLYGQKRLAIAERDPVIQGYADGVFWERNSFKRSNGGKRCVSRESRKRYPSNDI; encoded by the coding sequence ATGATGGCAAGAGCGCCCGGCAACCGTACGCTAACCCTATCTGATGAAGAGCGGGGGATTTATCGTCGCAGCTTGTTGAAGGTGGGGGGGGCGTTATCACCGGAGCAGGTGCTCAACCGCGTTATTAATCAGGATATTTTCGAGGTAATCGACTTCCTGCCTTCGGGATTTGTCGACCTTCTTTTTGTTGACCCGCCATATAACCTGTCCAAAACTTTCGGTGGCGCTTCTTTTAAGCAAAGGTCAGTGCCGCAATACATGGACTGGATGGATACCTGGCTGGCAAGCATGGTAAGGCTGCTCAAGCCCACCGCCTCGATATATATTTGCGGGGACTGGCGTTCTTCGTCGGCCATTCAGTCGCTTTGTGAACGCTATTTTGTGGTCAGAAACAGGATTACCTTTGAAAGGGATAAGGGGCGAGGAGCCAGGAACGACTGGAAAAACAACTCTGAGGATATCTGGTTTTGCACGGTATCTGACCGCTATTTTTTTAACGCCGAGGCAGTAAAGCTGAAGAAAGCGGTTATCGCTCCGTACCGGAAGGATGGCGCGCCCAAAGATTGGACTGATGGAAAAGATGGAAAGCATCGCTTGACCTACCCGTCAAATCTGTGGACTGATATTACAGTCCCGTTCTGGTCAATGCCGGAGAACACCCCCCACCCGACTCAGAAACCGGAGAAGCTGCTGGCCAAGATCGTTCTGGCCAGCTCCCGGGCAGGGGACGTTGTTTTTGACCCTTTCGGGGGGGTGGGGACGTCCGCCGTGGTCGCCAGGAAGCTGGGCAGGAATTTTGTGGCAGTGGAAGTGCATGAAGAATATTGTCTTTATGGGCAGAAGAGACTGGCGATAGCAGAGCGGGACCCTGTAATCCAGGGATACGCTGACGGCGTCTTCTGGGAGAGAAACTCGTTTAAGCGAAGTAATGGGGGGAAGCGGTGCGTGTCACGAGAGAGCCGGAAGCGTTACCCATCCAATGACATATAA
- a CDS encoding nitroreductase family protein yields the protein MIKELIVQNRTCRRFYQDTPVELETLHELVELARLSASAANKQPLKYVLSCEPKKNAVVFSYLGWAAQFKDWPGPVEGERPSGYIIMLLDTEISKDVNCDHGIAGQSILLGAREKGLAGCMHASVNRKALSKALEIPPRYEILLVLSLGKPKEVVVIDTIEPGGDYQYWRDGEGMHHVPKRRLEDIIIG from the coding sequence ATGATAAAAGAGTTGATAGTACAGAACCGGACCTGCCGCAGGTTTTACCAGGATACCCCGGTTGAACTTGAGACGCTGCATGAACTTGTTGAACTGGCCAGGCTCTCGGCGTCGGCGGCTAACAAGCAGCCTCTGAAATACGTTCTATCCTGTGAACCGAAAAAGAACGCTGTGGTATTTTCCTACCTCGGCTGGGCGGCGCAGTTCAAGGACTGGCCCGGCCCCGTGGAAGGGGAACGGCCGTCAGGCTATATCATCATGCTTCTTGATACGGAGATAAGCAAGGACGTTAACTGTGACCACGGCATCGCCGGACAGAGCATTCTGCTGGGCGCCCGGGAGAAGGGACTGGCGGGCTGTATGCACGCCTCGGTAAATAGAAAAGCCCTAAGTAAGGCGTTGGAGATACCGCCGCGCTATGAGATACTGCTGGTGCTATCCCTGGGTAAGCCTAAAGAGGTGGTGGTGATTGATACTATTGAGCCCGGCGGCGACTACCAGTACTGGCGTGACGGTGAAGGCATGCACCACGTACCCAAGCGGCGGCTGGAGGATATCATCATCGGCTAG
- the amrB gene encoding AmmeMemoRadiSam system protein B has translation MVRNAVVAGQFYPESPEQLRSLIQGMVDEAAVKEEVIGALSPHAGYVYSGPVTGAVISRIKFKDTFIIIGPSHTGKGKPFSIMTEGAWKTPLGDVEIDSDLGKQILASSRYLNEDHLAHQYEHSIEVQLPFLQYYRPDIKFVPIILSYAGGTVYQEIGREIARAVKESGKEVVIIASSDMTHYESQKSARRKDTAAIEAMLDLNEDELLKRVQELDISMCGYAPAVSLISAVKELGAGRAELVRYQTSGDTTGDYSSVVGYAGVIMIAMSPLARLAKETVESYIREGKTLRLKELTPEMKERAGVFVSIHKSGELRGCIGTFEPAMKNVAEEIIANAISSATRDPRFPPVSPAELRDLDYSVDVLTDLEPVDSQEQLDPEKYGVIVECGYRRGLLLPDLEGVESAGHQIDICCQKAGIKPGEPVKLYRFEVKRYK, from the coding sequence ATGGTCAGGAACGCGGTAGTTGCCGGACAGTTTTATCCGGAGTCACCGGAACAGCTCAGGTCGCTGATTCAGGGGATGGTTGATGAAGCGGCGGTGAAGGAGGAGGTGATCGGGGCGCTCTCTCCTCATGCCGGCTATGTCTACTCGGGGCCGGTGACAGGCGCCGTTATCTCCAGGATCAAATTCAAGGACACCTTTATCATTATCGGCCCCAGTCATACCGGCAAGGGGAAGCCATTTAGTATCATGACCGAGGGTGCCTGGAAGACGCCCCTGGGCGATGTGGAAATTGATTCGGATCTGGGTAAACAGATTCTGGCTTCGTCCAGATACCTGAATGAAGACCATCTGGCCCATCAATATGAGCACTCCATTGAGGTACAGCTCCCGTTCTTGCAGTATTACAGGCCGGACATCAAGTTTGTGCCCATTATCCTTTCTTATGCCGGTGGGACTGTTTATCAGGAAATCGGCAGGGAGATAGCCAGAGCGGTCAAGGAATCGGGTAAAGAAGTGGTAATTATCGCCTCCAGTGATATGACCCACTACGAATCGCAGAAATCGGCGCGGCGGAAGGACACGGCGGCGATAGAAGCCATGCTTGATTTGAACGAGGACGAACTGCTCAAGCGAGTCCAGGAACTGGATATATCAATGTGCGGTTACGCTCCGGCGGTAAGCCTTATCTCCGCGGTTAAGGAACTGGGAGCGGGCAGGGCGGAACTGGTAAGATACCAGACCAGCGGCGATACCACCGGTGATTATTCCAGCGTGGTGGGTTACGCCGGAGTAATCATGATAGCGATGTCTCCGCTGGCAAGACTGGCTAAAGAGACGGTGGAGTCCTATATCCGTGAAGGTAAGACCCTCCGCCTCAAAGAGCTTACTCCCGAGATGAAGGAGAGGGCCGGAGTTTTTGTTTCCATTCACAAATCCGGCGAATTACGGGGCTGCATCGGTACCTTCGAGCCGGCCATGAAAAATGTGGCTGAGGAAATAATAGCTAACGCCATCAGCTCGGCAACCAGAGACCCTCGCTTCCCGCCCGTCTCCCCTGCTGAGCTTAGAGACCTTGACTACAGTGTAGACGTGCTGACTGATCTCGAGCCGGTTGATAGCCAGGAGCAGCTTGACCCTGAGAAGTACGGCGTCATTGTCGAATGCGGCTACCGGCGCGGCCTGCTTCTCCCCGACCTTGAAGGGGTGGAGAGCGCCGGGCACCAGATTGATATCTGCTGCCAGAAAGCGGGAATAAAGCCTGGTGAGCCGGTCAAGCTCTACCGCTTTGAGGTCAAGAGGTATAAATAG